Below is a genomic region from Fulvia fulva chromosome 5, complete sequence.
CCTTAGTAGTGTACGCCAACTACAAGTCGGCCATCGATGTGTTTGAAGGAGGCGCCGGTATCCGGACGGTCCCAGGCTACAGTGAGAATGCGACCGCTGGTATCTTCTGTACCTATCCCGCCGAGTTCATGACAAAGACTGGCCAATTCTTCTCAGAGTTCATAGCATCCGCGATCTTGATGTTTATGATCTATGCAATCAAGGACGACTCCAACCTGGGAGCCAAGAACCTCACGCCTCTGGCTCTGTTCTTCATCATCTTTGGCATCGGAGCCTGTTTCGGATGGGAGACCGGCTATGCCATCAATTTCGCGCGAGACTTTGGGCCAAGGCTGATGAGCTACGCTGTAGGGTATGGTGCAAATGTCTGGAGGGCCGGAGACTATTACTTCTGGGTTCCAATGGTCTCTCCTTTCTTCGGTTGTACCTTTGGCGGATTCCTGTATGACACTCTCATGTTCACCGGTGTGTCGCCGATCAACACACCATACTGGGGGTTGTATCGCTTCGTCCCTGGAATGAGGCGCAAGTACGATGGAATCCGGTGGGAGGCGGAGGATATGGTCGAAGATGTTAGCAATGAGAAAGGCAGCCACGAGTCTTGAGAGGTGAAGTGGGAAGAAAGACTGTGAGCGAGGTAGGACCGAAGATTATGGCGAGGTTGGCCCAGTGAGATCCACTGCAGTGGGTCGCGGGACCATCGATCGCTGCACTTCGTGACAAGGCTGGGTCAGCGTGAGTTGGTTCTTGCACTCTCAGCAAGGCCAGCGACGCGGTGGTGCGCAGCAGACGATCGCTCAAGAAGCACTCGGAGCTATGCAGCAGGACGAGGCACCTTGGGAGAATGCCTTGGAGGGCATTATCGGCGTAGCTTTGTTCAGTATGTCAGTTGATGGCTTGGTCGACATGTCGCGTCTATGAATGCCAAATGTCATCGAAGTCTCACGAAATCCCGCGAGACTCGTTAACGATATTACTGTAAAAGGTAAACAGAGCGCGACCCCGAAGAAGTCAATATCTCCTCCACCCGGCTCGATGATCATTATAGTGCCTCCACTGTTCATCAGGTTCCGTTCCTTCAGCGTCACTCATTTTTTGCCTCCGCCTCCGGGCCGGAAACCGGGCCGGAAACTGAGGAGCCCCACTCTGCTCTTTCCCAATCATTACGACCTTCTTTCTCCCACACCTTCTGCCAGGTCGACACAACTCATTGCACCAGCGCCTACCTCGAATTTGTGCGTTTGTCAATCATTGATACGCTCTGCGCCGATCAACATGCCCTGCGCCTAGCTGCAGCATGCGGTGTTTGTCCAGGACCGCCCAAGCGCGTGCCAAGCGAGCCACTCAGGAGAGACTGACAGGAACTTACAATACCAGTTGCAGCTTACAAGACTGGCTACTCGAATCCATGTTACGCCAGCGCTTGTGCTTGCTCATGTACAGTATCGTTACTATGCCGGTCTGTGAACCCCGGCAAAGGATCAAGCTGCCGCCTACTGCCGGACGCCGCAGCTGGCATCGTTAATCTCATGCTTGCACTGCCGCAGGTCGCCAATACCCTCATCTGGCGGCTCGCAGATCGCTGGCGGGTTGATGTACTCCATACAGATCAAGATGCAAATCTTTGCAGAGCTGACTTTGCCAGACTCAAAGGCTAACCCCAAGACTTCCGTAAGAACGTTCAAGCTCCAGGTTTAGCATCAAGCATGGTCCTGGGCGCGTGCTCAAGTGGCACGCATACATGTAATATACGACTGGGTCTGCAAGCTGCCGGGTCTGGTGCTCTTTATCGCTGCGACTACGCACCACGCCACTCTTATGTGGAGACGGAGTGTGGAACGGTCTGCATGTCTTGTTTTCTCTTCGCATTGCTTGGATGTCCCTCGGCGCACAAGATTGACAGAGGAGTGACAACCTGGCCATCGGATACACCTGCGGAGGCGTTCTCAGGAACATATAGCCAGACCTCTGAAAACGCAGCACTGCAATCACAGATCCTGCTCTTTCGGCAACCTGCAACCAACACCATCGACCGTCGGAACAGTATCAGAAGAGTCGCGCTCGTGGAAGCCCCACGTGGCTCTATACGACATGTCGAAGCCGACTTCAGCACCATATCCAGAGGCCGCCAATCGCGCATTAGCAACAGAGCGTCTACCTTTACCCAGCCCAACCACAGCACGTTACAGCAGCGTCACCAGCTCCGAGAAGAGCCCTGGCAGCTCCGACGAGCGTTCTGCCCGTCTTATTTCTTGCCCCGTCGAATCTGTCGCTGGCTCTTGGAGGGCTGGCATGCCAGCGCCTTATGAAACCCCGGTCTTCATACCTCCGAGAACAAACACTCTGGTGAAGCCCTTGCATGCACCGATGCAGATCGCCTGCTCTCCTCGCTACGGGACAACTCCTACACCTCCTAGCAGCACTCCAAGGAGCTCCTCCAAAACCAGCGAATGTTCCCCAGTCACGGCACTTCCCGGCACGATGTCAGCACGCAGAGTACAGCGACCTAGCAACACGCGGCGCAGAACGCGAGAGGATGGACGGAATGCCTGCGGCCTGGAAGGAACTGAACAAGAACCTCCGAGGTTAGGAGCACGGATGAAGGCATCGTTGCGTGGGATGTTCAAGAAGTCTTCAACGGACGAATCTACTCTTGAGCGCATTGGAGACCGGCATTGGACGGACGAATGAAACTGAGAACCCTGCCCCTACGCTACATGTTGGTCTTTACAGGTTACGGTTGATTCGCCGCTACGATGCAATGTGGTAATATGCCGCCGCATCTTGGCATACTGCGCCAATTGCTGGACATGACTCTGGATTCACTACGCATAGCTAGCAGCATACTTGTGCAAACAGCAATCTCAGAAGTCTTGAAGATCCAAAGCATCAATTTCGCAGCTGGGTCTGTGCTGTTGGGCAATTCTTAACAGCCGTCAGACACAGTTTGCCAGAGTGCATTCTTCGAGAGGTCACTCTTCCCACTCAGGACATTGTTGCTGATTGACACAGGCAGGCAAACATACTCGTGAGAGGCAACCAGCACGGGAACAAAAAAACCTCCTCCAAGGTCTGATCTGCTAAAATCTGACATGGTCATGGGTGGCTGTTTGCGAATCTGTGCGGCACATAGGATTCACTTTAGGGGTACGGGCCTGCGTGGTCGACGATGTGGCAGCACGACAGGCCAATTTATCTGCAAGTTGGTGACATCGACTGGCGTCGTGCATCGTCTGCAGTCAGCTTCTGTCATGTCGCACAGCATTGATACTCGTCTCCTCAGCTGCAGGGTAGGTCAGCGTACTCAAGACTAAGCTGCGTTCCTTCTCATGGCATAATACTATTGTAATGGCATTCACGTTGGGCCATGGATCTGTCTTTATACCGGAAGATGATCGATCTAGATGCAGACCAGCGGCAATGTGCTTGGTTCAGATCTCCGTGGTGGTCGAAGTGGTCAACACACACAATATGACTGGTCATCGAGGAGCCGGGGCTAGAGCTTTTAGTGCAAGTTCATTGGCAGCCGCTCGACGCATGTTCCCACGAGCTTATTTGCGCAGCGCTTACAGCTGTTCTACGACACGTCCGCAGCGACTTGGTCTCAGTGCTCGAAACTCACACGTCCAACACTGTCACGCAGGGCAGCAACTCGCCACACCAAAAGTCATGGCTAGCTCTATGCTGCGCAGGTCCGGGATGCCATCACGATTGTCCGACCCTCTGTTCGGCACTAGCTGTGCCGGAAATGTACCAATCGACGTGCTTACAGCTGCCAAGCGCTTCTTCCACTCTCGTGCGACCACACGAGAGGTGGCTGTCATGCTGCAGCGCCAATCACTCCCCTTCGCTGGACTCGGCATGTACCCTGCGTGGTGTAAGTAAAGGTCGTAAGCTGCATAGCAATCCTTCCGGTCTCTCGAGTCCCCAACATCTGGCGCTCTGACCCGACTTCTTTCCTTTGCAGCTCTCGCTTCTGTTTCATATACTGCACTATCGTCTTCGACGCCTGTTCTGTAGCGGACGTATGTAACAGCCTGTCCAGAGCCCTCGAGAGCGCATACCGACGCCACAAAGCCCCTTCCGATCGCGACCTCGGGACGAAAAGAGCAGGATGTACGGACTTGGGAAGGCCATAGCCGCTGTGGTAGCTATCTGCAGCGTAGCAAGAGCGCACACGGTGATCACGTATCCAGGCTGGAGGGGCAACAATTTACACACGAATGGAACGGCACCAGATCAAGATCCGAACACAATAGGGATCAATTACTTCTCAGACAATGACACATATGCGTTTCCCTACGGCATGCAGTGGATGTATCCATGTGAGTAGAAGGTGTTGCGATTCGGCGAGTATTTGGCTGACGACCAACACAGGTGGAGGCATGCCAATGACGAGCAATCGCACCAAATGGCCAGTCGGCGGTGGAGCTATATCAGTACCACCTGGTTGGTTTCCAGGGCATAGCAAAGCATTCTTCTACGTCAACATCGGAATCCAGGAAGAAGGCATGTTGGCGCCGCCAAACTACTCCCATCCGGTTGTGCCAGTATTCCAACTCACCGGACCATCGAACGCACAATATCCAGGACAGTTCTGCTTGCCGCAAGTGCGCATGCCAGTGAGCCTATCTTTGGCCGAAGGCACAAACATCACGATACAGGTTGTGGAAGCAGCACAACACGGCGCAGCGCTCTACAGTGTAAGTACTAGAGATTCGTACCATCGAACAGCAGATGATGATGGCTGATGCCCATCGCAGTGCGTAGATGTTACCCTTACGAAACCGGAAGAGGTCGAGCAAGTGACGCCGCAGAACTGCTACAACAGCTCGAACCTTGGCTTCAACCTCGTCTTCAGCACGCAAGCGCTCACTAACGGCGCAACATCATCAATAGCAGGCCCAACCCCTCTGGTACTCTTCGCCGGATTGGTATTTAGCGCGCTGCTCACATTGATATAAAGCCAATGATGACAGTGGCCTTGTTTGCGATTTGCATTTCAGCGACACCAAGAGACCAGCATTGGACCGGGCTGGGGAGGGTTTGTACATATACCAGGCGTTTCCACAGATGTGCTGTGGCTCGACAGAAGAGCGGGTGTGCAGAAAAGCCCAAGAGGAGATATTCCCTCGCTATGATATCCCAGGCCATTGCTATACAGCAATGCCGCACTTAATGACAGAACGACTATGCTCGGTTTAGACCAACTCGCACACTTTCTCGTTGAACGTAAGCGCGAAGAATATGGCTTTGGGTTCAGGAATTGTCATTGCCACAAGCAAAACGTTAAGGCACCCAGGGCTAGTGGACCTCTGCACGACATGGAGTAGTCCCCGAATCCCAGTAGGTCGTAAGCATGGTGAGGGTATGGCTTTCGTGGCCACCAGACAATCGTGACGGCCTGATGATCAAGGAAGACATCGATCAACATCCGTGATAGGAAAACATATGCCAATCGTGAACGAGAGATCTCGACAATCGTGAACTTGGAGGACCCCTACCGCTGACTTCTGGACATTGTGACCCGTGGATCTGCGTTCGACTTGATGCGCTTTGGCTGTTGCCATCGAAGTCGATGCATTGAAGACTATCATGAGCACAACTCGCTGCAAAAGCAATCCATCTGCGCAATAATGGCAAGGGTCAACATTCTAGGACCCCACTACGAGCAGCTTGCATTGATTGCACGCAGCTAAAGTATGGCCTGGGCGGACTTTCAAGAGGAGCTGATAAGTCTGATGAGCAGAATGTTACAGGTGGTAATGACTGGAGCGCAGCCGTTCCACTATTAACCTCTTATCATTCAAGTAGAATTGCTGGGACTGTAGTGCGCAGCATGAGAGTCTGTGCTATACACTAGACGCGTACTGCCAAGGCTGGCCGGTATCTGCGAAAAGTCAGAACTCCAGCGGACGGTACTTCGTAACGATTCCCGCATCAACAACCCCCCGACGGCTTGGTCTGATAATTGGCGTGGTCTGATGGAACCCATGCTCGCAGTGGCCGCTCGTAATCATCGTTTATCAGTACAATTGGGTTGCTGCAGAGTTTCTGCTTTCGATGATATAACCACGTGCAGTGCTATCTGGTTTCCATGCTTGCAGGGCAGGAGTTCAGCCTCGGTGGAGACGTGCGGACCATATGCTCGAGCCTAGCTTGGTAGTGCAATGCTTGATATCTTATCGGCTGCATACCACAACCTTCGGCCGTGTGTCGACATACACAGCGAGGGCGGCAGTGCATCATGCTTCGATATTCGTATTACGGCCAGGCTGTGTGCTCAGACGCATGAGCAATGTTCCAGAGAGACAGCGAAAGAGCCAGCGTGTCCGAAGTCACCGTCGCCCGAGTGAGTCGACGCTGCAAGTTCGAGGTCCAGTCAACCAGGAACGACCTGCGGTATCTTGTCGATCAAAGGACAGGCCGCCGAAGGTGTACACCGTGTCATACCATCAGATATCGTGAGGCTGTTTGATATGCTTGCAGATCAGCGTTAGGAACTCACTTCGTCCCAACGCAACTTTGCAATCTGGAGTACCCAGTTTGAGGGATATACCCCCGAAAGCCAAGTAGATTGGCTGTGAAGAGATCTGCATGTGCTTCACACGTGTTGGACGAGGACGATGTTCGTGGCCTCCACGAGTCTCGTGTGGCATACCGTGTGTGTTGCATCTGCTGCACTTCAGTAGCCCCGTCACAAGCCTCAAGGGCTCACTGCTGTGAGCGCGTTCTAGCTTCACTTCTGAGGTCAGTAATGTCGAAGCTCTACCAGCGGCACGGTCGATCGCCGGCACACGTGGAGATCGGCCCTGCCCAAACGCCTGGTTGAGGTGGGGAGTTGCCGAACGGCTCGAAGGAGACATGTCGAGCCGTGCACCTGCCGAGACGAGATACATCAGATTGCTGAAGAGAGCCTAGCACGAGGGTGAGTTTGAACGATGATCTGCATCATGCCATGCTGCGAGAAATGGGCCTGGCCATTTGTCGGTCGAATATATTCTGCAGTATTGCGCGCAGTGCAGGCAGCGGCATTGGCCGTACGGTTGATGCCCTACCACCAGCGACTGGCACAGCGTCGGCGTCGAAAGGTGTGATGGCAAGTGAGCGTTGGTTTGTAGGTTTCGGCGGTTTCTGCAGGACCAAGTTTAAGGTCAAGCGTCGTTGGCCCTGCGGTATTGGGAAAGAGCTCCCAGGTCGGCGGCGTGGCACTTACCTTACTCGACTCACCAAAGTCTCGCAGCCGGCCAGACGCTGCATCATCGCTCGTTGTGGTGAAGACTGAGGAGTGGATCTCTCAGTTCTGACACGGGCGGGTGTGGTGTTCGATCGTTCCCGCAGATTGGCAGTTCGTGTTTCTTCCGCGCTCGCAGATGACGGCAGTCTTGCTGACACGATCCTTGCCGATCGAGGAGGTGATGTTCCTGCAGCGCGAGGTCGAGATGGCCCTCACGGTAACATTGAAGGCGACAGCAGATGAGACACGTGCACCATCAGTGGCTTAATGGCAGACAGGGATACGTGTGCGGCTCGGTTGTCTGGATGCGTGAAAAAGCCTCCCGCGTCAACTCTAACCATGCCTTTGGCTCCTTTCGGTCGTTGGAATCTGCTTGGGGCACGCCGCCGCCGAATGTGCCGCGCCAGGACGACGTTGAGAGTTTTGCGCTTCGCAAAGCTCCATCTTCCAGCAGCCCTCCTTGCGCACCTCGACCACGCCGTTGAAATGCAAAACACTCGCCGACAAGACGCCCGCCAGAGACAGCGCATACCATCATGTCCTTCGAGGCCCGTCTGCGTGTCCGATGGCCGTGGAAACTGGACACAGCCAGCCGACACTGGGCGTGCGAACCGTGAAAGCTGCCAGGAACACGGCCCAGATGCCTCCTCTCTATCGATAGACCGCCACGTCGTCTGGCATCGCGCTGCCTATCCCGAGGCCTCTGACACAACTGTCTACTCAAGTCCACAAGAAAGGAGAAAGAATTAGGCCATGGATAGTGGGGTATTCAAGCTATCTACTGCTGCAAGATACAGAGGGTGTCACGCTGGTGACGTCATATCCTGCCTCTCTACTCCATGCGACAACAAGACAACGCCCACGTTGTCTGTTCCAGTGATGCCAATATGCCTTCATCTTATCCATGCCTTGTCCCATGTTGAATTCCATAATGTTGTGAGGGTGTTTCGTGTTGAGCGTGCCACCCTCGGAGGGTGTCACGCCAGGAGCGCTCCAACACATACGCTGCTGATGGTCTTGCCCATGGTTTGTTACTCGACTTTTTTGGTGTTTTGTGTCTGTAATGGTTCCCCTGGGTGCCTGCGTGAGGCCCAGTGAGCGTGACGCCTGGCCAGCGTGACGCCTGGCGAGCGTGAAGCCCAACCGTGGTGATGTGGTTTGAGCGGGCAGCTCAAGGGATGCGGTAGTCCGGCTTTGTGAAGCTCAGCATCTGGTGGTACTTGTCGATGGCGTCGTCGAACTCCACCTTCTTGCCGTCGCTGGCAGCGGTTCGTGCTTTGTCCAGGTAGGTGCGAATGATGGGATTCTCGGTGACGACGGTGGACAGCGCACGATTGTCGCGCAAGGTCTGGTCAACCTTCGCCAGTCGATCCATCAATACGCGGTTGTTGGCGCCAGGGGAGACGGTGTAGGGTGCCTCCGCGAAGGTAACTCGGCTGTGCGGGAGTTGTAGAGGCGTGTTCTAGCTGCTGCCGGTTGGGTTGGTGCGCGGCTGGCCGTGTCTTGCTGGGCCTCCTGGTGACAAATTGTAGTCATTGTGTGTGCCCGAGGTGCGACGGCTGCTAGAACCGCGCTCGCCGGCGCGAGCACGCTGGCGTTGGCCCGACTGGCCCTGCTGTTCTGGGAGGCCACCACTCATGCGCGCGTCCGTCCCATTGTTTCGTCTACTGCGCGTGTTGCTGTAGGGAGTGTCACGCACGAGACCGTCCTGCAGCAGGTCGTCAATCTTGTCGCGGTATGGTCGGCCACCTCCGTGACGGTGGTTTGGGCGCTCATCCAGGTTGATCACATCTGCCCCGAAGGTCTTGCAGAGCTTGGTGAGCCACTCGTGGTCAGTGCACGATGCCAACGCGGCGGCAGTAGGCATTGCGCCCTTGGCCTAGAGGCGGCGCGCCGTTCCGTCGTTGCTGAGGGCAACCCAATGCGCCTGGTTGGAATACGCCTTGTCCAGGATCGATTGGCCCTCAGCCTGAGTAAGGGGTCGGAACACGTCCACAA
It encodes:
- a CDS encoding Aquaporin-10, with protein sequence MPGRDFAEEVINQKHMDMIHEDSRITHREHRRESSEPSTPSTLPYAETGAPINRSPTAAARKESNNGLVWSRVRGQFQEPLSEFLGVFILILFGDGVVAQVVLSNGEKGDYQSISWGWGIGVMLGVYASGKSGAHINPAVTFANCIYRDFPWRMFPGYMLAQTFGAMCASLVVYANYKSAIDVFEGGAGIRTVPGYSENATAGIFCTYPAEFMTKTGQFFSEFIASAILMFMIYAIKDDSNLGAKNLTPLALFFIIFGIGACFGWETGYAINFARDFGPRLMSYAVGYGANVWRAGDYYFWVPMVSPFFGCTFGGFLYDTLMFTGVSPINTPYWGLYRFVPGMRRKYDGIRWEAEDMVEDVSNEKGSHES